The proteins below are encoded in one region of Pseudonocardia sp. DSM 110487:
- a CDS encoding MFS transporter, with protein MTTTMDAQAKMTSRQRLIVFLLLGTQFMLSVDYSILNVALPHVGAGVGLGFSGMAWVITAYALPAAGFTLLFGRIADLLGRRRMFLIGLTLLVVASLMGGLATNATVLLTARTLQGLATAIATPAALSLLITSVSDEKQRARVLGLNGALLSAGFTAGALVGGTLVGTLGWRWAFLINVPVALLILVVTPLLVQASSAAAKVKLDVPGAITVTLGLLAFAFGVTNRNLYALVGGLALLVVFWRIEKRAKDPLAAVSILSRRTVKWGNIAGLVVFSMESALIFLMTLYLQDILGFTPITTGLIFGVPGLASVAAGIIAGRLIGRHGQRRVLTVGLLVQAGCTLPLVLLGTSAAWLWLLLPALFIGFFGHVAAIVAFMVTATSGSGLPDSEQGLATGLATLTQQVAVAIGVPILSGVAATQVGLLSGIRVAIIFDVLLTVTVIALVWNGLRTRPQPAPSEVDDADVAATGFARSAVREGEMS; from the coding sequence ATGACGACGACGATGGACGCGCAGGCAAAGATGACCAGCCGGCAACGGCTGATTGTGTTCTTACTGCTCGGCACACAGTTCATGCTCTCGGTCGACTACTCGATTCTGAACGTCGCGCTGCCCCACGTCGGTGCGGGCGTCGGCCTCGGGTTCTCCGGCATGGCATGGGTAATCACGGCGTACGCGCTGCCCGCTGCCGGATTCACATTGCTGTTCGGACGGATCGCGGACCTGCTCGGCCGGCGACGAATGTTCCTCATCGGCCTCACGCTGCTGGTCGTGGCGTCCCTCATGGGTGGGCTCGCGACGAACGCCACGGTGCTGCTGACCGCCCGCACACTGCAGGGTCTCGCCACCGCGATCGCCACCCCCGCCGCGCTGTCGTTGCTGATCACGTCGGTCAGCGACGAGAAGCAGCGGGCGCGGGTGCTCGGGCTCAACGGCGCATTGTTGTCCGCTGGGTTCACCGCCGGCGCACTGGTCGGCGGCACCCTTGTGGGCACACTGGGCTGGCGCTGGGCATTCCTGATCAACGTGCCGGTCGCGTTGCTCATCCTCGTGGTCACGCCGCTCCTGGTGCAGGCGAGCAGCGCCGCCGCGAAGGTCAAGCTGGACGTGCCGGGCGCGATCACGGTGACCCTTGGCCTGCTGGCGTTCGCGTTCGGTGTCACCAACCGGAACCTGTACGCCCTTGTTGGCGGCCTGGCGTTGCTGGTTGTGTTCTGGCGGATCGAGAAGCGGGCGAAAGACCCGCTGGCGGCCGTGAGCATCCTGTCCCGGCGCACCGTGAAGTGGGGCAACATCGCCGGTCTGGTCGTGTTCTCTATGGAGAGCGCGCTGATCTTCCTGATGACGCTGTACCTGCAGGACATCCTGGGCTTCACGCCGATAACCACTGGTCTGATCTTCGGCGTGCCCGGCCTGGCCTCGGTAGCCGCCGGCATCATCGCCGGTCGCCTCATCGGTCGGCACGGCCAGCGCAGGGTGCTCACCGTTGGCCTGCTGGTGCAGGCCGGCTGCACCCTCCCGCTGGTCCTGCTCGGCACCAGCGCCGCGTGGCTGTGGCTACTGCTTCCCGCACTCTTCATCGGGTTCTTCGGGCACGTGGCGGCGATCGTGGCCTTCATGGTGACCGCGACCTCGGGCTCGGGCCTGCCCGACTCCGAGCAAGGTTTGGCCACCGGCCTCGCCACGCTCACCCAACAGGTCGCCGTCGCCATCGGCGTCCCCATCCTCAGCGGGGTCGCGGCTACCCAGGTCGGTCTGCTCAGCGGTATCCGCGTGGCGATCATCTTCGACGTTCTGTTGACGGTGACCGTCATCGCACTCGTCTGGAACGGACTGCGGACCCGGCCGCAACCCGCGCCCAGCGAGGTGGATGACGCGGACGTCGCAGCAACTGGATTCGCACGGTCCGCCGTGCGGGAAGGAGAGATGTCATGA
- a CDS encoding DUF899 family protein, with protein MNGESCCGGSARVSSSGTGSGGEAASALPEPAVVDRATFQTELDELRAREKAHTREGDAIAAARRRLPMVEVDPNLELIGPNGPLTLLDAFEGRRQLIAYYAMWWPGRPAPEQCEGCTFFLNQVTELSALHSRDITYAVFSQGRNTAFGPADPQVSYAESLRYRDFMGWDMPWYSAQPSLDALLVGREKGLFHLVCYLRDGDRVFETYWTNRRGVEAMDYSYSLMDRTVYGRQEPWEDSPTGWPQHCSMRCDGGPPTWPPASEEWGGRPIAQWARLEAGHSDDLTARRP; from the coding sequence ATGAACGGGGAGTCCTGCTGCGGTGGTTCGGCACGCGTCAGCTCGTCCGGGACCGGCAGCGGCGGCGAGGCGGCGAGCGCACTGCCCGAGCCGGCGGTCGTCGACCGCGCCACCTTCCAGACCGAACTCGACGAACTGCGGGCTCGGGAGAAAGCACACACCCGGGAAGGCGACGCGATCGCCGCGGCCCGACGGCGCCTCCCCATGGTCGAGGTCGATCCCAACCTCGAGCTGATCGGGCCAAACGGGCCGCTCACCCTGCTCGATGCGTTCGAAGGGCGCCGGCAGCTCATCGCCTACTACGCAATGTGGTGGCCCGGCCGGCCCGCGCCCGAGCAGTGCGAAGGCTGCACGTTCTTCCTCAATCAGGTCACCGAGCTGTCCGCCCTGCACTCCCGTGACATCACCTACGCGGTCTTCAGCCAGGGCCGCAACACCGCGTTCGGCCCCGCCGACCCACAGGTGTCGTACGCCGAGAGCCTCCGTTACCGCGACTTCATGGGCTGGGACATGCCCTGGTATTCGGCCCAGCCCTCCCTCGACGCGCTCCTCGTCGGTCGCGAGAAGGGCTTGTTCCACCTCGTGTGCTACCTACGGGACGGCGACCGCGTGTTCGAGACCTACTGGACGAACCGCCGCGGCGTGGAGGCCATGGACTACAGCTATTCGCTCATGGACCGCACCGTCTACGGACGCCAGGAACCCTGGGAGGACTCACCCACCGGCTGGCCACAACACTGCTCCATGAGGTGTGACGGCGGCCCGCCCACGTGGCCGCCGGCATCTGAGGAGTGGGGCGGACGCCCCATCGCGCAGTGGGCACGTTTGGAAGCGGGTCATTCCGACGACCTCACCGCTAGGCGGCCCTGA
- a CDS encoding DUF3558 domain-containing protein, translating to MRRLLGAVLAVLLTSACAVQGAASPVTPSTSAAARPGGAIELPSRPREVRLDRVDPCSLLTEEQRAELGLDGRPVFSEAPVGLYGGADVPLCTIGGFEPRAVTAGLSLVTSMGIERYTSGELAAELRPITVRGFPALVAVPTRFTDYCTVVVDVAPGQLLDVQFASGGRRPPIPQPQLCQDAQSVAAEVMATLLNG from the coding sequence GTGCGACGGCTGCTCGGTGCGGTACTGGCGGTTCTGCTGACCTCTGCGTGTGCCGTCCAAGGGGCGGCGAGCCCCGTAACCCCATCGACCTCGGCGGCCGCCCGGCCGGGCGGCGCGATCGAGCTGCCATCGCGACCGCGGGAGGTCCGGCTGGACCGGGTCGACCCGTGCTCGCTGCTGACGGAGGAACAGCGGGCGGAGCTGGGGTTGGACGGTCGGCCGGTGTTCTCGGAGGCCCCCGTGGGTCTGTACGGGGGAGCCGACGTGCCGCTGTGCACCATCGGCGGGTTCGAACCGCGGGCGGTGACGGCCGGGCTGAGCCTGGTGACGAGCATGGGGATCGAGCGGTACACCTCCGGGGAGCTCGCGGCGGAACTCCGCCCGATCACCGTGCGGGGTTTTCCGGCCCTTGTGGCGGTGCCGACCCGGTTCACGGATTACTGCACCGTGGTCGTGGACGTCGCACCGGGCCAGTTGCTGGACGTGCAGTTCGCGTCCGGGGGGCGGCGGCCGCCGATCCCGCAGCCACAGCTGTGCCAAGACGCGCAGAGCGTGGCGGCCGAGGTGATGGCGACACTTCTGAACGGCTGA
- a CDS encoding DUF397 domain-containing protein: protein MSSDELATARWFKSSRSNGQANCVEVAFLGGGRVGLRDSKDKGAGPAHVFTRDEWLAFIEGAKDGEFDLA from the coding sequence ATGAGCAGCGACGAGCTGGCCACGGCCAGGTGGTTCAAGAGCAGCCGGAGCAACGGCCAGGCCAACTGCGTGGAGGTCGCCTTCCTCGGGGGCGGGCGCGTCGGGCTGCGCGATAGCAAGGACAAGGGCGCGGGGCCGGCGCACGTCTTCACCCGCGACGAATGGCTGGCCTTCATCGAAGGGGCCAAGGACGGCGAGTTCGACCTGGCGTAG
- a CDS encoding helix-turn-helix transcriptional regulator codes for MTEGTTGSTVPRRQLGRYLRDLRGQARLTVRAAAEALEWSEAKIWRIETGQTSMRSLDVEQMCRIYDAPADLTEGLMALAKETKAKGWWLSYGGDVIPEGFDVYIGLEEAASRLLWYEAELVPGLLQTADYARTLIRADNPGVDDDEIERRVQLRIARQSLITRVTAAPELRVVLNESILRRPVGGTAVIRAQLARLVEVSDLPNVALKVLPFDIGMHAGIMSGPFVVLEFPVSGNGRASEPPTVYVDGFTGSLFLDKAGEIARYRTAFADIWTAAVDEAASRDLILKTVEEFNQ; via the coding sequence ATGACCGAGGGCACGACGGGTTCGACCGTGCCGAGGCGGCAGCTCGGGCGCTACCTACGCGACCTGCGCGGACAGGCCCGGTTGACGGTCAGGGCGGCGGCCGAGGCGCTGGAGTGGTCGGAGGCGAAGATCTGGCGGATCGAGACGGGGCAGACCTCGATGCGTTCCCTGGACGTCGAGCAGATGTGCCGCATCTACGACGCACCGGCCGACCTCACCGAGGGGCTGATGGCGCTCGCCAAGGAGACCAAGGCCAAAGGCTGGTGGCTCAGCTATGGCGGCGATGTGATCCCCGAGGGTTTCGACGTCTACATCGGCCTGGAGGAGGCCGCCTCCCGCCTGTTGTGGTACGAGGCCGAGCTGGTGCCTGGGCTGCTCCAGACCGCGGACTACGCCCGCACACTGATCCGCGCCGACAATCCCGGAGTGGATGACGACGAGATCGAGCGTCGGGTCCAGCTGCGCATCGCGCGCCAGTCGCTCATCACGCGGGTCACCGCCGCACCGGAGTTGCGGGTCGTGCTCAACGAGTCGATCCTGCGCCGCCCCGTGGGCGGCACGGCCGTCATACGCGCGCAGCTCGCGCGGCTCGTCGAGGTCAGCGACCTGCCCAACGTCGCACTCAAGGTGCTGCCCTTCGACATCGGCATGCACGCCGGAATCATGTCCGGGCCGTTCGTCGTGCTGGAGTTCCCGGTGAGCGGCAATGGGCGCGCCAGCGAGCCCCCGACGGTCTACGTGGACGGCTTCACCGGCTCACTCTTCCTGGACAAGGCCGGAGAGATCGCGCGCTACCGCACCGCATTCGCCGACATCTGGACCGCTGCCGTCGACGAGGCGGCATCACGGGACCTGATCCTGAAGACAGTAGAGGAGTTCAACCAATGA